Proteins co-encoded in one Osmerus mordax isolate fOsmMor3 chromosome 11, fOsmMor3.pri, whole genome shotgun sequence genomic window:
- the akap1b gene encoding A kinase (PRKA) anchor protein 1b, which yields MPLRFRSVVPYTLPGVLALIGWWWYISRKKEQISSHDSEEEGAVAMGLLTSPTEGSNGLLEKASVSPTASTHQITGRDPPPIVKGKKAKTDPATVSCLGSAGTSVTQTPPSPPQSQEESSATSRLDREQESAGQSPPSAVALVTEPEQPELEEPSHPTAEAEVVLSHVLYAMVSATPLAAELANAERPEPEGEVSGKDAPSLSYSSSSTTLSTKDTLVCLPAQDQRTAPEEPHILETNTSSQGIQHTVMTSIQVPPAPVDSLLVQGPAQENGTGGAELELMAAGLITDVITAATAQVLSVTCCQDTDQSDSEMTKPGSSSTPLANGKPCSEQEPIRRDSWPSPIGIESKGEGSANQEEEAVPNGCLSAPVWEPINGQRGRATENAQNSHCPSTSLETQDPALASLDKQEEEGECLGPRVSGGVVESAVVMVTSLAGEHSLGAMCEMKRLSCVGLRNGAHGASEAETDQSGVLCKDGRTSYNTSGSDVNSMDSVDSGCTMGAGDSQNSSSLTPAANSELIVWEIEVPKHLVGRLIGKQGRYVSFLKQSSGAKIYISTLPYTQEFQICHIEGTQQQVDKALSLIGKKFKDLDLTNLYAPPSLPLTLPSLPMTSWLLLPSGVTVEVIVVNIVSAGHMFVQQHTHPTFHVLRSLDQQMFLCYSQPGTPALPSPAEVGLICAAPAVEGAWWRAQVISFFKETSEVEIRYVDYGGYDRVKIDTLRQIRSDFVTLPFQGAEVLLDNIAPLPGEDRFSTEASTALEEMTRGVALLAQVTNYDNNTGVPLVQMWNMVGDELVSVNRSLAERGLGTWVDSF from the exons ATGCCGCTGAGGTTCCGGTCTGTTGTCCCGTACACGCTGCCCGGAGTGCTGGCGCTGATAGGCTGGTGGTGGTACATTTCACGTAAGAAAGAGCAGATCAGCAGCCACgacagtgaggaggagggggcggtggCCATGGGCCTGCTTACATCCCCCACCGAGGGCAGCAATGGCCTGTTGGAGAAGGCATCCGTGTCCCCAACCGCCTCCACTCACCAAATCACCggaagagaccccccccccattgttAAAGGAAAAAA AGCGAAGACGGACCCTGCCACTGTGAGCTGCCTAGGCTCGGCCGGGACCAGCGTGACACAGAcgccaccatcacctccacagagTCAGGAAGAAAGCTCCGCCACCAGCAGACTtgacagggagcaggagagcGCTGGGCAGAGCCCACCCTCTGCTGTTGCTTTGGTAACAGAGCCTGAACAGCCAGAGCTGGAAGAACCCAGTCATCCCACAGCAGAAGCAGAGGTGGTGCTTTCCCATGTACTATATGCCATGGTCTCAGCTACACCACTGGCAGCAGAACTGGCCAATGCAGAGAGACCAGAGCCAGAGGGGGAGGTCTCAGGGAAAGATGCCCCCTCATTGTCCTATTCCTCCTCATCCACAACCCTTTCCACCAAAGACACACTGGTGTGCTTGCCAGCCCAGGACCAGAGAACAGCCCCAGAGGAGCCCCACATCCTGGAAACGAACACATCGTCACAAGGTATCCAGCACACTGTCATGACAAGTATACAAGTCCCTCCAGCACCTGTAGACTCCCTGCTCGTCCAAGGCCCGGCACAGGAGAACGGAACCGGCGGAGCGGAGCTGGAGCTCATGGCGGCAGGCCTGATCACTGATGTCATCACTGCAGCCACCGCCCAGGTTCTCAGCGTCACCTGCTGCCAAGACACTGACCAATCAGACTCGGAGATGACCAAGCCTGGTAGTAGCAGCACGCCTCTGGCGAATGGGAAGCCATGCTCTGAGCAAGAGCCAATAAGAAGGGATAGTTGGCCCTCTCCCATAGGCATTGAGTcaaagggggaggggtcagcaAACCAGGAAGAAGAAGCTGTGCCCAATGGGTGCCTGTCTGCGCCGGTGTGGGAGCCTATAAACGGCCAGCGAGGCAGGGCAACAGAGAACGCGCAGAATAGCCATTGTCCGAGCACTTCGCTAGAGACTCAGGATCCCGCCTTGGCCAGCCTggacaaacaggaagaggagggggaatgtTTGGGGCCACGGGTCTCAGGCGGGGTGGTGGAGTCAGCGGTGGTAATGGTGACGTCGCTGGCGGGGGAGCACTCGCTGGGAGCCATGTGTGAGATGAAGAGGCTCAGCTGTGTGGGCCTCAGGAACGGTGCTCACGGGGCGAGCGAGGCTGAGACGGACCAGTCCGGAG TTTTATGTAAAGATGGTCGTACATCCTACAATACCTCAG GTTCTGATGTGAACAGCATGGACTCGGTGGACAGTGGCTGCACCATGGGGGCTGGGGACAGCCAGAACAGCAGCAGCCTGACCCCCGCAGCCAACTCTGAGCTCATCGTGTGGGAGATCGAGGTGCCAAAG CATCTGGTCGGACGGTTAATCGGGAAACAGGGACGATACGTGAGCTTCTTGAAGCAAAGCTCAGGTGCAAAGATTTACATCTCCACCCTGCCATACACACAGGAGTTTCAGATCTGCCACATAGAGG GCACCCAGCAGCAGGTAGACAAAGCGCTGTCCTTAATTGGGAAGAAGTTCAAGGACTTGGACCTGACCAACCTGTATGCACCCCCATCTCTGCCGCTCACACTCCCCTCGCTCCCCATGACTTCCTGG CTCCTGCTGCCCTCCGGGGTGACGGTGGAGGTGATCGTGGTGAACATCGTCTCCGCAGGCCACATGTTCGTGCAGCAGCATACGCACCCCACCTTCCATGTCCTGCGCAGCCTGGATCAGCAGATGTTCCTCTGCTACTCCCAGCCGGGCACACCCGCCCTGCCCTCGCCAGCAGAGG TGGGACTGATCTGTGCAGCGCCTGCAGTAGAAGGAGCCTGGTGGAGAGCTCAGGTCATCTCCTTCTTCAAAGAGACCAGCGAGGTGGAGATCCGATACGTAGACTACGGCGGATACGACAGAGTCAAGATCGACACCCTGCGGCAAATAAG GTCGGACTTTGTAACATTACCGTTCCAAGGTGCTGAGGTGTTACTGGATAACATCGCTCCTCTACCAG GAGAGGATAGGTTTTCTACCGAGGCCAGCACTGCACTTGAGGAGATGACCAGAGGAGTTGCGCTGCTTGCACAG GTTACGAACTATGACAACAACACTGGTGTCCCGTTGGTGCAAATGTGGAACATGGTTGGAGATGAG CTGGTATCAGTGAATCGCTCTCTGGCGGAGAGAGGACTGGGCACCTGGGTGGACAGCTTTTGA